One segment of Salvelinus fontinalis isolate EN_2023a chromosome 12, ASM2944872v1, whole genome shotgun sequence DNA contains the following:
- the chst7 gene encoding carbohydrate sulfotransferase 7, translated as MKRRLQKKYFILILGYSVLLLLIPYMLDHRSKSGYIKHGKQQPRCPDLDMWNNGDKFSNNTDTVEETVVNRSQSKIHVYLHATWRTGSSFLGELFNQHPDVFYLYEPMWHIWQALYPGDAASLQGAVRDMMKSLLRCDFSVLKLYTGSQNISTSFIFGWRKNKVICSEPLCEAYKRNEVGLVQEDVCGKCPRKDIKELERECKKYRVVVIKGVRVLDLGVLVPLMRDPALNLQIIQLFRDPRAVHNSRLKSKQALVKESIQVLRSKKHTEKYKRLLVPNNRGNRAENYVSSAMELICDNWLNDMMLMMNAPPWVKRNYIKILYEDLVLHPMEELKRVYSFSKLSSFPAMDKFVLNMTHGHGYSSDKPFVISSRDAKEAIFAWRERLNVEQISQVEDYCSEVMRQLGYQKNSVDQTYTLQHQDGGDDGGA; from the coding sequence ATGAAAAGGAGGCTACAGAAGAAATACTTCATTTTAATTCTAGGATATTCCGTGTTACTTCTGTTAATTCCGTATATGCTGGACCACAGGAGTAAATCAGGGTATATTAAACATGGCAAGCAACAGCCGAGGTGCCCCGACCTCGATATGTGGAATAACGGGGACAAGTTCAGCAACAATACGGATACCGTGGAAGAGACGGTAGTCAACAGGAGCCAGTCTAAAATACACGTTTATTTACATGCTACATGGAGGACGGGGTCATCGTTCTTAGGGGAGTTATTCAATCAACACCCCGATGTGTTTTACCTCTACGAGCCCATGTGGCATATATGGCAGGCTCTCTACCCAGGAGATGCGGCCAGTCTGCAAGGAGCCGTGCGGGATATGATGAAGTCCTTATTACGATGCGACTTCTCAGTTTTAAAACTATACACAGGGAGCCAAAATATCTCCACGTCTTTTATATTTGGATGGAGAAAGAACAAAGTGATCTGCTCGGAACCTCTATGCGAGGCGTACAAGAGAAACGAAGTGGGATTAGTCCAAGAAGACGTCTGTGGAAAGTGTCCAAGGAAGGATATCAAAGAGTTAGAGAGGGAGTGCAAGAAGTACCGCGTCGTGGTAATCAAAGGGGTGCGGGTTCTGGACCTCGGTGTACTCGTCCCGTTAATGAGAGATCCCGCTTTAAATCTCCAGATCATTCAGTTGTTTAGAGACCCGCGGGCAGTGCACAATTCACGACTGAAATCGAAACAAGCTCTGGTCAAGGAGAGCATACAGGTACTGAGGAGTAAAAAACATACGGAGAAATACAAGCGTCTACTCGTGCCAAACAACCGGGGAAACCGGGCAGAGAATTATGTCTCTAGCGCAATGGAGCTAATATGTGACAACTGGCTGAATGATATGATGCTCATGATGAACGCGCCCCCCTGGGTGAAGAGGAATTACATCAAGATCCTCTACGAGGACTTGGTTCTGCACCCCATGGAGGAACTCAAGAGAGTCTACAGCTTCTCCAAACTCTCCTCTTTTCCTGCCATGGATAAGTTCGTGTTGAACATGACCCACGGCCACGGCTACTCCTCAGACAAACCGTTTGTAATATCGTCCAGAGACGCGAAGGAAGCCATCTTCGCATGGAGAGAGCGGTTAAACGTTGAGCAGATCTCCCAAGTGGAAGACTACTGCAGTGAGGTCATGAGACAACTGGGCTATCAGAAGAACAGTGTGGATCAAACATACACATTACAGCATcaagatggtggtgatgatggag